Sequence from the Macaca thibetana thibetana isolate TM-01 chromosome 20, ASM2454274v1, whole genome shotgun sequence genome:
tttgtatttttagtaaagacagggtttcaccgtgttggtcaggctggtctcgaactgctgacctcgtgatccacctgcctcgacctcccaaactgctgggattacaggcgtgagccaccatgcctggcttaatcttttcttattaaataataGATTAGTAGAAGAGAAATTGGAATGTAGGCATAAGGGAGAGGGTAAACAAGATGATGGAGAGATATATGGATGGAAAGCATGGAGAGATATACtgcattattgttattattattgttattatcattattgagATGCAGTtgcactcttgtcgcccaggctggagtgcaatggcacgatctcagctcaccacaacctgtgcctcccaagttcaagtgattctcctgcctcagcctcccaagtagctgggattataggcatgtgccaccatgcccagctaattttgtatttttagtggagacagtgtttctccgtgttggtcaggctggtcctgaactcctgacctcaggtgattcgcccaccttggcctcccaaagtgctgggattacaggtgtgagccaccgcacccggtggTATACTGCATTATTAAGAAGAGACAGGCCAGGTGAGGTAGATCATACccataagcccagcactttgggaggctaaggcaggaagattacttgaggccaagaattctagaccagcctgggctgttaacatagtgagaccccatctctacaaaaataaaaataaaaattagttaggtgtggtagcatgtgcctatagtcccagctactcaggagacagaaggattgcttgagcccaggagttgaagcctgcagtgagctatgatcatgccactgtacttcagcctgggcaacagagcaagactccaactcttaaaaaaagtgaagaagagataaagagagaTAGGCAAAGATGATGACAAATAGGGTAAAAAGATGAATTGTTTGGGTCTTCATATGAAGTTAATAGTACATCGCTTGATTTTATGGAATGATAGTAACATTATATAAGATACTGCAAGTGGGGGTACTTTGCTTAGAAAAGTACAGAATTCTGCAGAAATATAAGGCATAATAAATAACAtgtgggcaacagagacagagacagtgagACAGGTCTGTAACAGGTCAATAACCTCTGAGCCCTCAACAACATGTCTGCCCTGCTATTGGTAGTCCACAGTAGGATTTTTGGTGAATAAGTGTAGAACATTACAAATAACACTAACCATGTTCCTGACAGCTTAGGGCTGTCAGCTTAGGGTTGTCAGGAACATGCCTTGGTTTTACCGGAATTAGTATTCTTCATGTTCACCTGGCCAGAGAGTTAATGAGAAACGCATGTAGAGATGAAGAGGCAATAAATAACGAAGGAGTGTTCTCTCAGCCAACTTATCTTCCTTTCCCCAGCAACCTTCTCAGTGCGCCCTTCACTTCCATGTTCCGCAGCGTGTAGATGAGAGGATTCACCATGGGCGTGACCACTGAGTAGAACAGGGAAATGAACTTGCCCTGGTCCTGGTTGCTGTTCTTGGCCGGAAGCAAATAGCCATAGCTGGCTGAGCCATAGAAGAGGAACACCACCAGCAGGTGGGAGAGGCATGTATTGAAGGCCTTTCGCCTCCCCTCTGCAGAGTGGATTTTCAGCACTGCCTGAGCAATGAGGCAGTAGGAGATCAGGATGATGCTTAGTGGGACTGCAGTGAAGAAGGTGCAGACACCATTGAGCACAGCCTCCTTGAGGCTCATGTCGCCACAGGCCACTTTGATCATGGCAGGCACCTCACAGAGGAAGCTCTCCACCCTCCGGTGCCCACACAATGGGAGCTGCAGAGTGAATGTTGACTGGATCACAGAATTGCCCAAGCCACCCAGCCAGGCAATCACAGCCAGCAGCCAGCAGAGCTGGGGGTTCATGATGGTGGTGTAGCGGAGGGGCCGACACACTGCCACGTAGTGGTCAAATGCCATCACCATGAGCAGGATGCACTCGGTGGCCCCCAGCCAAAGGAAGACATAGAGCTGGGTCACGCAGCCACCATAGCTGATGGTCTTGTCTGGTCCCCATAAATTGATCAGCATTTGGGGGACTGAGCTAGTAGTGAAAGCAAGGTCCAAGGAGGAGAGGTTGCTGAGGAAGAAGTACATGGGTGTGTGGAGCCGGGCATCCAGGCAGGAAAGCAAGATGATGACTGAGTTCCCAAGTAGGGTCAGCTAATAGGAGAAAACGATGGCTATGAAAAAGATCATctccagctgggcatggtcagATATGCCCATCAGAACAAAGCCCTTCAAGGAGCTGTCATTGGCCCCGTCCATCACTGGTTGCCTTCAGTCACTTGACAAATTCATTCAGAGCAAACTGCTGGGAGAAAAGCAAGTCAAGAAGAAGCTGTTGGCTGAGGTGGATTTGCATCAGGAATGGTCTAATAGTTATCTGGGATCCATAGTTAAGTAAcaacctattttttgttttttgagacagagtctctctctgtcacctaggttggagtgcagtggcacaatctcagctcactgcaacctccatcttcctggctcaagcaatcctcttgtctcagcctcccaagtaactgtgaccacaggtgtgtgccaccacatccagaaaatttttgtatcttttgtagagatggggttttgccatgttgcccaggcttgtctccaactcttgggctcaagtgatccatctgcctcagcctccaaaagtgctgggattacagccgtgaaccactgcacctggactcCAACTTACTTTTTAAGATtgcaagcttttttttctttcttttttttttttcttttcttttttttttttttttttttttttttttttttttgagacagagtctcactctgttacccaagctggagtgcaatctcggctcattgcaacttccacctcccgggtgcaagcaattctcctgcctcagcctcctgagtagctgggactacaggcatgcgccaccatgcatggctaatttttgtacttttagtagagacagggtttcaccatgttgcccaggctggtcttgaactcctgaccttgtgatctgcccacctcagcctcccaaagtgctgggattacaggtgtgagccactgtgcctggcctagattgCAAACTTTTGTTGTAATCCCCATCTAATGTTGGTTACACAACGAATGGAAAAGTTGATTCCATCAGAATGTCAGGCATGAGCTAACACGGAAATGAAGGAAATACCTCATGATGACAGAACCAAAAGACCCCAAGAACTGAGGGGCTCTTCAGTTGAGAACAATGGCTATGACAGGATAGAGAGAGTTGACCATTAGAAATagatgtgaaaattctcaaaagacaaatttcagtcaggcatggtggctcacacctgtaatcccagcattttcagaggctgaggtgggaggatcgcttgagctccagtgttcaaggctgcagtgagccactgtactccaatgcctgagtgacagagggagaccctatctcttgaaaacaacagcaacaacacatTTCCCCAGCCAAGGTTTTCATACGCTCAGGGAAGGGGGAGGCAGACACATTGCATTTGGAAAAGCTCCCCAGAAATCTCTGTTAAATTTCCTCTGCTCTCTTCTACATCCCTCCCCTCTGAGTTTTACCTCAGTGCTAGATCTAGAAAGATGACGTTTGAGGAATAACATGATGAATCTATAAAATCGCAGAAATAATGGAAAGATTAAATATTGACTTATGCTCCAAATACAGAAGCTGGGAATATACAATTTAAGAGGAGGTCAATGTAGAGCAAACAAAACTTCGCTTAAGCTTAAATAAATTTAGgtggaaaaggcaaaatatacAAACAGAGGTTATGCAAAAAGGGGTTAAATTAGTTAATGGGTAATTAGTAAGGGAAATTACAAGATTTACAGAGGAGATCCCTATCTTTTCAGGTATATAACTACTATGCCCACCTCTAACTCAtcaaataactctttttttttttttttgagatggagtctccttctgtcgcccaggctggagtgcagtgacacagtctcggctcacagcaagctctgcctcctgggttcacgccattctcctgcctcagcctcccgagtagctgggactacaggcacccgccaccatgcccgtctaatttttttgtatttttagtagagacagggtttcaccgtgttagccagggtggtctcgatctcctgacctcatgatccacccgccttggcctcccaaagtgctgggatttcaggtgtgagccactgcgcccggccaatcatCAAATAATTCTTAACATCTCATGAGACCAGGtacagtctttctttttcttttctttttaatttttttagacagagtctagctctgttgcccaggctggagtgtagtggtgcaatctcagctcactgcaacctctgcctccctgagccAGGCCTACTTATTCTTTTCATCTAGGACTTAACAGAGCTGAGGAACTGAGTTACTAACCTAATAATCAGCTTATCTTTCTTTTCAGAAGTTCTTCCTGAAATCCATTCGACTACTTCCTGCCAGTTCAAGTGCTCGTTCCCTTGTGTCCCTTTAGGGAAAAGAAAcagacagggctgggcacagtggctcacacctgtaatcccagcactttgggaggccaaggcaggcagatcacttgaggttgggagttcgagaccaacctggccaacatggtgaaacccgtctctactaaaaatacaaaaattatctgggcgggGTAGTACATGAtggaaatcccagctactcaggaggctgaggcaggagaatcacttgaacccaggaggcagaggttgcagtcagctgagatcacgccattgcactccagcctgggcgacaagagtgaaactccacctcagaaaagaaaaaaaaaagaaagaaagagaaacagacagaaagaCAGTGCTCATCTTCTTCCAAAGTTGTTTGGTCTGGGGGGGAGCTGGTATTAGACAAAGTGAACAGGGATTTTCCTCCTCCCCAAATCTTAGAACTCAAGAATAAGAAATGGGGGAGTTTGAATCTTAAGTCAATTAAcgatgaatgaaagaaaaaaatgcatagttAATAGTAAATTTATGGAAATTGTTACTGCTAAGAGACATCACAGTAATAAgatgtcttggctcactgtgacctccacctgctgggttcaagctattctcctgcctcagcctccctagtagctgggattacaggcatgcaccaccacacctggctcccaAATCAGTGCCTTTAAAAAGCTATTTAACACTGTCcgttttctctctccttctctatctgctattttccttttcccatctttttttccccctttgcctCTCTCTCCTACATCCTGGATTCTCTAATAATCAGTCTAGGGATTGTTTATGGAAATGTACCTTTGGCCTCGAGATTCCCCCACATCCATCCGCTGTCTCCATGCTTAGTGAATCAAGTAGAGAGGGCAGGCATGGGACCAAGGAGGAGGCTGTGCTGCGCTCCTCCTGCCCGCGAACTGGGGCCACAGCTTTTAACCTCGGGGCTCTTCTGGCCCTGGAGAAACATTGGGTCTCATTTGGAAGTCTGGCTTGCTCTGGCTGACTCTGTAAAGCCCAAGGGTAGATCTCCACCCCTGCACAAGCAATAAGCACAAAGCGCCAGTGTGGCCAGAACACAGGAAAAAGCTGTCCCTGAAGAATCGACTCAGTCTTTCACCTGAACTCCCTCCCCAAACACAGATTAGTAATTGAACTAGTAATAAAAATgacagtatttcttaaataattgctaattatatgattttattcttttcacgGTGTTGTGACATTATCAAACTTAGTTCCTAAAACACTATACGATGTGGGGGGGTGTGGAAGGCAGGTGGCCTTATCTCCTCTTGGCAGAGGAGTAAGTTGAACATAAAGTGGTTATATGACAGGCTCAGGGTCACACAGGAGTGACCTGACTCCTGTGATGGCTTTTCTACAGGCTATCCTATGCAGAGGAAGTTGCTCTTTTTGACTCATCATCTGAGAGCTGTCATCCTTGAGTTTTTGTTCTTTAGAGGGGCAAGGGCAGAGAAGGGGAGTCCCGCTTCTCTGGTTCCAACATAAACCACAAATCAGGGACATGAGCCTTAGACACTCACAGGGTACCCTGTGAAAAGCAAGAACTTACAGCCACTATTCAATAAACACATAACAGGTGCCTGGCAACCTGAATAGGCCACTAGATGTCACAGAAGATGAATTACCCTGAAACTACTGGCTCAGAAACCACATTCATTCAAGACACAGTCTCTAAGGGTGGAGAGTATGCCAGGTGCAGGTGGGGTACAGGGTGAGCAAGATCGGTCTGGCTCCTGCCCAGTGGGGCCCACTGTCCCGTGGGCCTGGCCCCAGCAAATCTCTCCTGATCATAGAACTGTTTGCTGGCTTGTGCTGTGTGCTGGTCACTGTGTCCAGCAGTTTATAAACATGATCACAACCACCACACCAGGCAGGtgttattattcctgttttacaatAGAGGAACTGAGGCTGAGAGGTATTCAGTAATTTGTCAAAGGGCAAATGGCTAGTAAACTGCACAGCCACTAAAATGAGGTCTATCTAACTCCCAAATCCATACTTATGAGAAACTGGATAATCTCAATGTCCATCAGTAGGGGAATTCGGTAAATGATGACTCCTCTATGGAATGCTGTGCTCGCTGTCATCATTGGTCTCTGCAAGACCTCtcttaaatactgtattttattcactttttccACTTTATTCCCAGTCCCCATTCTCGTTCCTCTGCATTGCCCCATAGGCATCTAATGCATTTGGTCTATTAGTGTTTGGATAGATAtgtgtcctttaaaaatatatagtgttattttgtgtatgtgcatgttttAATTTACACTAATAGCCCTCATTCTGTTTCTTACCTTTTCATAACTTTTTCACTTTGTTTGAATAGACATCTACGTTGTTAGGGATGCACTTAATGTTTCTATGCTAAATATGCATCTATCATATTCTATTTATCCATTTAATTAGAGATGAATATATAACTTGCCTTTAATTTCCACCTACCACAAGAAAATGCTATagtgggtgtgtgcgtgtgtgcatgtgcgtgtgtgtgtgcatgggtgttcatgtgtgtgcgtgtgtgtgcatgtccgtgtgtgtgcacgtgtgtgcgtgtgcgtgtgtgtgcgtgtgtatgtgtgtactcTTTTAAGGGCTAGATCTGCAGGTTCTGATATGGAAGAACATCCTAGGCATATTGCTAAGTGATAAAAGCCAGTTGCAGAGCATTGCACGTCGTATGATCTCATTTTCTGAGAAAAaccacatatatgtacatattcgTTTGTATGCAAACAGGAAActctggaaggaaagaaaaaagcaggcagCTGATATGAGGAGTGGAGGTGTGGACTGAGGAGGGgacactgcactacagcctgggcaacagagcaaaactctgtctcaaaaaaaaaaaagtatgtgtgttgTTTGAATATCTTACAGTAAACCTGCATTACCTTGATAATTTAAttagtttaatttaattagaGATGGATCTGGCTCtatcacctaggttggagtgcagtggtgcgatcctagctcactgaagcctccaattcctgggctcaggctatcctcccTCCTTACCCTCCttagccaccatccctggctttttttttttttttttttttttttgagacagagtcctgctctgtcacccaggttggagtgcagtggcacaatcttggctcactgcaacctctgcctcccgggtgcaagggattctcctgcctcagcctcccaagcagctgggattacagcctggCCTCCCCTTTTATGgaagccgggggtggtggctcacacctgtaatcccagcactttgggagcctgaggtgggcagatcacttgaggccaggagtttgagaccagcctggccaacatgatgaaaccttgtctctacttaaaaaaatacaaaaatcagtcgagTGTGGtagtgggtgtctgtagtcccagctgctcaggaggctgaggcacacgaatcgattgaacccaggaggcagaggttgcaatgagccgagatcgcgccattgcactccagcctgggtgaaagagtgagagcgacactctatctaaaaaaaaaaaaaaaaaaaaaaaaaaaaaaatggacattttcattaaaatcttTTAAGTGACAAAGAGtttaagttaaacattttttaacattcAGAGCAAGAAAGAACCCTCATATAtcatctagtttttttgtttgtttccaattGAGGTTGCTGGAACCCTGGGTGGCCCACTCAAGGGGACCATAGGTCTGGTTAATGGCAGACtggactgacttttttttttttttttttttttttttgagacggagtctcgctctgtcgcccaggctggagtgcagtggcgcgatctcggctcactgcaagctccgcctcccgggttcacgccattctcctgcctcagcctcccgagtagctgggactacaggcgcccacaaccgcgcccggctaattttttgtatttttagtagagacggggtttcatcgtggtctcgatctcctgaccttgtgatccgcccgcctcggcctcccaaagtgctgggattacaggtgtgagccaccgcgcccggcctggactgACTTTCAAGCCAACCTCAGAGTCCAGCTGGACATATTCGCATCTCCTCTGAGATCCTCTAGACTTCATACTTTGCCTTTAAGGTTGGTTACCTTttcctattcatttattcattcaacaatcatTTTCTCAGTGACCCCTATGTTCCTGGCCGTGTCTTAGGTACTTGGAATATAGTCTATGCCCTGAGGGAGTTTGCAATCTGATTGTAAagagtcagaacacacacacacacacacacacacacacacacacagagtaaagcAAAGTCTATAACATATCAAgtgatgataaattttatgaagaaaaatcaggctgagtgcagtagctcatgcctgcaatcccaacactttgggaggccaaggcaggaggattgcttgagtcaggagTGCAACCCCaacttaggcaacatagtgagaccttgtctctatacaaaaatttaaatattagttagacatggtggtgcacacctatagtcccagctactcgggatgctgaggcaggaggattgcttgagcccaggagttcgagtctggagtgagccatgtttgcacaactgcactccagtctgaaagagaaagaaagagagagagggagggagggaaagagggatggaaggagggagagagggagggaggaaggaaggaagggagggagggaggtaaaggagagaaaggaaagagagaaagaaaaaggaaagagagagagagagaatgagagagaggaaaggagggagggaaggaaggaaagggaaagaatcCCCATGCTTATTTCTCTCTACTCCCTCATAGGCACCTACTCTATTGATGCGTTTGATATGTGATTGTTTGGATATGTATATGAATGATACATATATGTGCAtccaaacaaatatatacatatgtgtgtgtatatatatataccatgtgtatgtatatctttGTAAAACATATAATGATGTTTTGTGTATCTAAATGTTTTAAACTTACATCAATGGTATTGTGCAAtacctcttattttatttcttactttttaattcactttttccCCCACAATGTTTTCACTTATGTGTTCAAAGGTACATGTCCATATTGTTGTGTGTACGTTCAGTTTCATGTTTCTAATGATCAATATGCATctatcacattttatttgtccattaCACTAGGGATGAACATATAGCTTGTCTTTGATTTCCTACAATGACAACAATGCTGTAATtagcatattatatatgtatgtatatttatacatatatatacacacacacacacacatatatgtgataGACTCTTATTCTGGTCCATAAagggagatatatatattttttgcataaaTGGATAATTGACAATGCTGAATAATAGAGATATACCCAGTTGTACCAACAGGCTGTCCCAAAGGGGTTGTAGCAGTCTACAATTCCTACCAGCTATAGAGGGAGGTTCCTGATTTTCCCATGTTCTACCCAACACTTAGTATagtcaaacatttttctttgagacagagtcttgctctgtcacccaggctggagtgcagtggcactgatctcggctcactgcaacttctgcctcccaggttcaaacaattctcctgcctcaacctcccaagtagctgggactacaggtgtgtgctaccacacccagctaattttttgcacttttagtagagatggggtttcactgtgttagctaggatggtctcgatctcctgacctcgtgatccgcccacctgggcctcccaaagtgctggattacaggcatgagccaccgcgcccagccatcagATTTTCTAATGTATGCCAATCTGATGGGCATAAAATGTTATCTCaactttatttgcatttctctgataactaatgaggttgaacattttcaaataaatatattagctatttttatttctccttctgtaaATTGCCCATTCATATCCtctgtttacttttctcttcattattctgtttttcttgtttatttgcaatagttctgtttttttgtttttgttttattatactttatattctatggtacatgtgcacaacgtgcaggtttgttacatatgtatacatgtgccatgttgatgtgctgcacccattaactcgtcatttacattaggtatatctcctaatgctatccctcccccgtccccccacctcacaacaggccccagtatgtgatgttccccttcctatgtccaagtattctcattgttcaattcctacctatgagtgagaacatgcggtgtttggttttctgttcttgtgatagtttgctgagaatgatggtttccagctgcatccacgtccctacaaaggacatgaattcatccttttttatggctgcatagtattccatggtgtatctgtgccacattttcttaatccagtctgtcattgatggacatttgggttggttccaagtctttgctattgtgaatagtgccacaataaacatacatgtgcatgtgtctttatagcagcatgatttataaccctttgggtatatacccagtaatgggatggctgggtcaaatgctatttttagttctagatccttgaggaatcgccacactgtcttccacaatggttgaacttgtttgcagtcccaccaaagtgtaaaagcattcctatttcttcacatcctctccagcacctgttatttcctgactttttaatgattgccattctaactggtgtgagatggtatctcactgtggttttgatttgcatttctctgatggctagtgatgataagcattttttcatgtggtctattagctgcataaatgtcttcttttgagaactgtctgttcatatcctttgcccactttttggtgggttgatgggttttttttcttgtaaatttgtttgagttctttgtaggttctggatattagccctctgtcagatgggtagattgcaaaaattttctcccattctgtaggttgcctgttcactctgatggtagtttcttttgctgtgcagaagctctttagtttaattagatcccacttgtcaattttggcttttgttgccattgcttttggtgttttagacatgaagtccttgcccatgtctatgtcctgaatggtattgcctaggttttcttctagggtttttatggttttaggtctaacatttaagtctctaatccatcttgaattaatttttgtataaggtgtaaggaagggatccagtttcagctttctacttatggctagccagttttcccagcaccatttattaaatagggaatcctttccccatttcttgtttttgtcaggcttgtcaaagatcagatggttgtagatgtgtggtattatttctgagggctctattctgttccattggtctatatctctgttttggtaccagtaccatgctgttttggttactgtagccttgtagtataattcgaagtcaggtagcgtgatg
This genomic interval carries:
- the LOC126944700 gene encoding LOW QUALITY PROTEIN: olfactory receptor 2C1 (The sequence of the model RefSeq protein was modified relative to this genomic sequence to represent the inferred CDS: substituted 2 bases at 2 genomic stop codons), with protein sequence MDGANDSSLKGFVLMGISDHAQLEMIFFIAIVFSYXLTLLGNSVIILLSCLDARLHTPMYFFLSNLSSLDLAFTTSSVPQMLINLWGPDKTISYGGCVTQLYVFLWLGATECILLMVMAFDHYVAVCRPLRYTTIMNPQLCWLLAVIAWLGGLGNSVIQSTFTLQLPLCGHRRVESFLCEVPAMIKVACGDMSLKEAVLNGVCTFFTAVPLSIILISYCLIAQAVLKIHSAEGRRKAFNTCLSHLLVVFLFYGSASYGYLLPAKNSNQDQGKFISLFYSVVTPMVNPLIYTLRNMEVKGALRRLLGKGRXVG